In bacterium, one DNA window encodes the following:
- a CDS encoding cyclic nucleotide-binding domain-containing protein, whose translation MDREQVLFRLFGKYCAAGTILYTEGSPGEELFVIQSGAVRVGAAGGGSEVLGAGRVLGEEAFFGRVSRTGRAEVVKDSRLLLVSDRTLDAVARHGPEVTRVVAEQLLEIAGDAARRLDAWVLARQALRAEPHLLSARELSPTGLAELSGLAPGDARAVLEALAERGAIARAPQGDAYRVEDAAVLEQALLEMSAAVA comes from the coding sequence GTGGATCGCGAGCAGGTACTGTTCCGCCTCTTCGGCAAGTACTGCGCGGCGGGGACGATCCTGTACACGGAGGGCTCGCCGGGCGAGGAGCTGTTCGTGATCCAGAGCGGCGCGGTCCGCGTCGGCGCGGCCGGCGGCGGGAGCGAGGTGCTCGGCGCCGGGCGGGTCCTCGGCGAGGAGGCCTTCTTCGGCCGCGTGTCGCGCACGGGCCGGGCCGAGGTCGTCAAGGACAGCCGGTTGCTGCTCGTCAGCGACCGGACGCTGGACGCGGTCGCCCGTCACGGGCCGGAGGTCACCCGGGTCGTGGCCGAGCAGCTGCTGGAGATCGCGGGGGACGCCGCCAGGCGGCTGGACGCGTGGGTGCTTGCGCGCCAGGCGCTGCGCGCCGAGCCGCACCTGCTGTCAGCGCGCGAGCTGTCGCCGACCGGCCTCGCCGAGCTCTCGGGTCTCGCCCCCGGGGACGCCCGGGCGGTGCTCGAAGCCCTGGCGGAGCGCGGGGCCATCGCCCGCGCGCCGCAGGGGGACGCATACCGCGTGGAGGATGCGGCGGTGCTCGAGCAGGCGCTGCTCGAGATGTCCGCGGCGGTGGCGTGA